In Microbacterium pumilum, the following proteins share a genomic window:
- a CDS encoding FAD-dependent oxidoreductase, with protein MTRLRLAIVGAGPAGIYAADIILKAERKFDVSIDLFEQLPAPYGLVRYGVAPDHPRIKGIITALREVLDRGDIRLFGNVRFGEDITLDDLKHHYNAVIFATGAVRDAEMALPGIDAVASYGAADFVSWFDGHPDVPREWPLDAASVAVIGNGNVALDVARMLAKHAEDLLPTEIPDNVHAGLAASAVTDVHVFGRRGPAQVKFTPLELRELGELRDVDMVVYDEDFDYDDASKAAIASNKQVMVIDRVLQSWRKRPSVNDGGGEASRRLHLHFYAKPLEILTDDEGRVSGIRWERTRPDGEGGVVGTGEIRELEIQALYRAVGYFGSPLPGVPFDRRHGVIPNHEGQVLRRDSNDRVPGVYATGWIKRGPVGLIGHTKSDAMETVRHIINDQGSWWQPERPDEEAIPALLAERGVEWTDLSGWHRLDEHEISLGAPHERARIKVVPRDEMIRVSRVAAS; from the coding sequence ATGACCAGACTCCGCCTTGCCATCGTCGGCGCCGGCCCGGCCGGCATCTACGCGGCTGACATCATCCTGAAGGCGGAGCGCAAGTTCGACGTCTCGATCGACCTGTTCGAGCAGCTCCCCGCGCCGTACGGACTGGTGCGCTACGGCGTCGCCCCCGACCACCCGCGCATCAAGGGCATCATCACGGCGCTGCGCGAAGTGCTCGACCGCGGCGACATCCGGCTGTTCGGCAACGTGCGCTTCGGTGAGGACATCACGCTCGACGACCTGAAGCATCACTACAACGCGGTCATCTTCGCGACCGGTGCGGTGCGCGACGCCGAGATGGCACTGCCGGGCATCGACGCCGTGGCGTCGTACGGCGCGGCCGACTTCGTGAGCTGGTTCGACGGTCACCCGGACGTGCCCCGCGAATGGCCGCTGGATGCCGCATCCGTCGCCGTCATCGGCAACGGCAACGTCGCGCTCGACGTCGCGCGCATGCTCGCGAAGCACGCCGAGGATCTGCTGCCCACCGAGATCCCCGACAACGTCCACGCGGGTCTCGCGGCGAGCGCTGTCACCGACGTGCACGTGTTCGGCCGGCGCGGACCCGCGCAGGTGAAGTTCACGCCGCTCGAGCTGCGCGAACTCGGTGAGCTGCGCGATGTGGACATGGTCGTCTACGACGAGGACTTCGACTACGACGACGCCTCCAAGGCCGCGATCGCCAGCAACAAGCAGGTCATGGTGATCGACCGGGTGCTGCAGTCCTGGCGCAAGCGTCCGTCGGTCAATGACGGCGGGGGAGAGGCGTCCCGCCGCCTGCACCTGCACTTCTACGCCAAGCCGCTCGAGATCCTGACGGACGACGAGGGCCGGGTCTCGGGCATCCGGTGGGAGCGCACACGACCGGACGGCGAGGGCGGCGTGGTCGGCACGGGCGAGATCCGCGAGCTCGAGATCCAAGCGCTCTACCGTGCGGTCGGGTACTTCGGCTCGCCGCTGCCGGGTGTGCCGTTCGACAGACGCCACGGCGTGATCCCGAATCACGAAGGACAGGTGCTGCGGCGCGACTCGAACGACCGCGTGCCGGGCGTGTACGCCACCGGGTGGATCAAGCGCGGACCGGTCGGTCTCATCGGCCACACGAAGTCCGACGCGATGGAGACAGTGCGCCACATCATCAACGACCAAGGCTCGTGGTGGCAGCCCGAGCGTCCCGATGAAGAGGCGATTCCCGCCCTCCTCGCCGAGCGCGGTGTCGAATGGACCGACCTCTCGGGTTGGCACCGGCTGGACGAGCACGAGATCTCGCTCGGGGCTCCGCATGAGCGTGCGCGCATCAAGGTCGTCCCGCGGGACGAGATGATCCGCGTATCGCGGGTTGCCGCGAGCTGA
- a CDS encoding polyprenyl synthetase family protein, whose protein sequence is MTPSAPDARLAGKLSLTERVFAGGSSRRLLADVEAGLERVDRNLELELRVTDALADATSRYLYDAGGKRIRPMLALLTCRLGEGATDAVIEAATALELTHLGSLYHDDVMDAADKRRGVPSAHAVWGNSIAILTGDLLFSRASQIMGRHGDRAIRLQADTFERLVLGQMHETIGPEEDDDPVAFYLQVLSDKTGSLIAAAAQAGVIFSNGPEEYEAPIVQFGEKAGVAFQLLDDVIDLSADPDETGKVPGTDLRAGVPTMPYLLLGQRTDASSVDLHERIDEGVARIEDGAEPSILDIPLAELRDHDATQATLDLAHAWSREAVAALTPLPQGPVREALTRFADAVADRSS, encoded by the coding sequence GTGACTCCCTCAGCGCCGGACGCGCGGCTCGCGGGCAAACTGAGCCTCACTGAGCGTGTGTTCGCGGGTGGGTCCTCGCGTCGGCTGCTGGCAGATGTCGAGGCTGGACTCGAGCGCGTCGATCGCAATCTCGAACTCGAGCTGCGCGTGACCGATGCCCTCGCCGACGCCACCAGCCGTTACCTTTACGACGCCGGTGGCAAACGGATCCGTCCGATGCTCGCTCTCTTGACATGCCGGCTCGGCGAGGGTGCGACGGATGCCGTCATCGAGGCAGCCACCGCACTCGAACTGACCCACCTCGGCTCGCTCTACCACGACGACGTGATGGATGCCGCAGACAAGCGTCGCGGAGTGCCCAGTGCACACGCTGTCTGGGGCAACAGCATCGCGATCCTCACGGGCGATCTGCTGTTCTCTCGTGCGAGCCAGATCATGGGCCGTCACGGCGACCGCGCCATCAGGCTGCAGGCAGATACGTTCGAACGCCTGGTGCTCGGCCAGATGCACGAGACCATCGGTCCTGAGGAGGATGACGACCCCGTCGCGTTCTACCTGCAGGTGCTCTCCGACAAGACCGGCTCGCTCATCGCCGCCGCTGCGCAGGCCGGTGTCATCTTCTCCAACGGCCCGGAGGAGTACGAGGCGCCCATCGTCCAGTTCGGTGAGAAGGCGGGCGTCGCCTTCCAGCTGCTCGACGACGTGATCGACCTGTCGGCCGATCCCGACGAGACCGGCAAGGTGCCGGGCACCGACCTGCGGGCAGGCGTGCCGACGATGCCCTACCTCCTGCTCGGACAGCGGACGGATGCGTCATCGGTCGATCTCCACGAGCGGATCGACGAAGGAGTCGCCCGCATCGAAGACGGTGCGGAGCCGTCGATCCTCGACATCCCGCTCGCCGAACTGCGCGACCATGACGCAACGCAAGCCACCCTCGATCTCGCCCACGCGTGGTCTCGAGAGGCCGTGGCCGCACTCACCCCCCTGCCCCAAGGACCTGTCCGCGAAGCGCTCACGCGCTTCGCCGACGCTGTGGCCGACCGGTCCAGCTGA
- the ubiE gene encoding bifunctional demethylmenaquinone methyltransferase/2-methoxy-6-polyprenyl-1,4-benzoquinol methylase UbiE, whose translation MTPTTPDPDPRSSDQHRADLHKDPARVSGMFDEVAPGYDRTNTVLSMGNDRLWRVATTRAVAPRQGQRILDLAAGTGASSIALAKSGADVVAADFSPGMIAEGERRHGGIPNVTFVQADATDLPFGDGEFDTVTMSFGLRNVNDPKKALGELLRVTRAGGRLVICEFSHPPSSTFNGLYRFYNDRVLPVVAKTVSSNADAYDYLNESIRDWPDQRTLSSWIRETGWTDVAYRNLSFGIVALHRARKPAP comes from the coding sequence GTGACCCCGACCACACCCGACCCCGATCCCCGCAGCTCGGATCAGCACCGCGCCGATCTCCACAAGGATCCGGCGCGGGTGAGCGGGATGTTCGACGAGGTCGCGCCGGGTTACGACCGCACCAATACGGTGCTGAGCATGGGCAACGACCGCCTGTGGCGGGTCGCGACGACCCGCGCGGTCGCGCCGCGACAGGGTCAGCGCATCCTCGACCTCGCCGCCGGCACCGGTGCGTCGAGCATCGCTCTCGCGAAGAGCGGGGCGGATGTCGTCGCCGCCGACTTTTCGCCCGGGATGATCGCCGAAGGTGAGCGGCGGCATGGCGGCATCCCGAATGTGACGTTCGTGCAGGCGGATGCGACAGACCTGCCCTTCGGCGACGGTGAGTTCGACACGGTCACGATGTCGTTCGGGCTCCGCAACGTGAACGACCCGAAGAAGGCGCTGGGCGAGCTGCTGCGGGTCACTCGCGCCGGGGGCCGCCTCGTGATCTGCGAGTTCTCGCACCCGCCCTCGTCGACCTTCAACGGGCTGTATCGCTTCTACAACGACCGCGTGCTGCCTGTTGTCGCCAAGACGGTCAGCTCGAACGCCGACGCGTACGACTACCTGAACGAGTCGATCCGGGATTGGCCCGACCAGCGCACGCTGTCGAGCTGGATTCGCGAAACGGGGTGGACGGATGTCGCCTACCGCAACCTCTCGTTCGGGATCGTCGCGCTGCACCGTGCCCGCAAGCCGGCGCCCTGA
- a CDS encoding DUF402 domain-containing protein, with protein MTDAAPPSRPLPGTRLMFRWRKWDGGTHWVHECVYLGRDRWGDWFGQLPGWDSSRPGRVVVPRHPNVTLVPPTGDYAYTHNSPPHDTRTYIDIAWDVHFEGDEPTGIDMDLDVVDRAGIGVYIDDRDEWDEHRVAYGYPLDIVEKLETLAVDLEAKVKAGEPPFDAATADEWLERLAALGLDRTDT; from the coding sequence GTGACCGATGCCGCGCCCCCCTCCCGCCCTCTGCCCGGCACCCGGCTGATGTTCCGCTGGCGCAAGTGGGACGGCGGAACCCACTGGGTTCACGAGTGCGTCTATCTCGGCCGCGATCGGTGGGGTGACTGGTTCGGCCAGCTTCCCGGCTGGGACAGCTCGCGGCCGGGGCGAGTCGTCGTGCCGCGGCATCCCAATGTGACGCTCGTTCCGCCGACCGGCGATTACGCGTACACGCACAACTCGCCGCCCCACGACACCCGCACCTACATCGACATCGCGTGGGATGTGCATTTCGAGGGCGACGAGCCCACAGGGATCGACATGGACCTGGATGTCGTCGACCGCGCGGGGATCGGCGTCTACATCGACGATCGCGACGAGTGGGACGAGCACCGGGTCGCATACGGGTATCCGCTCGACATCGTCGAGAAGCTCGAGACGCTCGCGGTCGACCTCGAGGCGAAGGTGAAGGCCGGTGAGCCGCCGTTCGATGCGGCCACCGCCGACGAGTGGCTCGAGCGCCTTGCCGCCCTGGGGCTCGACCGGACAGACACCTAG
- a CDS encoding chorismate-binding protein, with protein MTDLSRPPRLVAETREIDPIDDLLAFADPHSPLAWLRRSDGIVGLGGPVAGFEVGGVTPAVDDGVRPSAADAWRAICADAEIDDPVGLHGTGLVAFGALAFDSRSRSSSRLVVPRSILGRREGRAWITRIRSTTGSFGEPLTTVPYGPYWSATLGPGALDPEGYQAAVRAALDAIAAGEVGKVVLARDLIGTVPAGADLRRLVRALASGYPDTWTFAVEGLIGASPETLVTVSGGAVTARVLAGTFPRGADADDDAAASIALEHSDKDLDEHRYAVQSVLDALAPHLRSVRADDEPFALELPNLWHLATDVAGELADHASALDLVASLHPTAAVAGTPTDAAIELIRRLEPFDRGRYAGPVGWVDANGDGEWAIALRCAQIGAEPMRGHGDYSDTVPVVAHAGAGIVAGSDPETELLETRVKFRPIVDALA; from the coding sequence GTGACCGACCTTTCTCGCCCGCCGCGTCTGGTGGCCGAGACCCGGGAGATCGACCCGATCGACGACCTCCTGGCCTTCGCCGACCCGCATTCGCCGCTGGCGTGGCTGCGCCGCAGCGACGGGATCGTCGGGCTGGGCGGTCCGGTGGCCGGTTTCGAGGTCGGGGGTGTCACGCCGGCGGTCGATGACGGCGTCCGTCCCTCGGCGGCGGACGCGTGGCGCGCCATCTGCGCCGACGCCGAGATCGACGACCCGGTGGGACTCCACGGCACGGGCCTCGTCGCGTTCGGGGCATTGGCGTTCGATTCCCGTTCACGATCCTCGAGTCGCCTCGTCGTGCCGCGATCGATTCTCGGTCGCCGCGAGGGGAGGGCGTGGATCACCCGCATCCGATCAACGACGGGTTCCTTCGGAGAGCCGCTCACGACGGTGCCCTACGGACCGTACTGGTCGGCGACGCTGGGGCCGGGCGCCCTCGATCCCGAGGGCTACCAGGCCGCGGTCCGTGCGGCACTCGACGCCATCGCGGCCGGCGAGGTGGGCAAGGTGGTGCTCGCGCGGGATCTCATCGGCACGGTACCCGCCGGGGCCGACCTGAGGCGGCTCGTGCGGGCGCTCGCCTCGGGCTACCCCGACACCTGGACGTTCGCCGTCGAAGGCCTGATCGGTGCGAGTCCCGAGACCCTCGTCACGGTCTCGGGCGGCGCCGTCACGGCTCGCGTGCTGGCCGGCACCTTCCCACGCGGTGCCGACGCCGACGACGACGCGGCGGCATCCATCGCACTCGAGCACAGCGACAAGGACCTCGACGAGCACCGCTACGCCGTCCAGAGCGTGCTCGATGCCCTCGCTCCGCATCTCCGCTCGGTGCGCGCCGACGACGAGCCGTTCGCGCTCGAGCTGCCGAACCTCTGGCACCTGGCCACGGACGTCGCCGGTGAACTCGCGGATCACGCATCGGCGCTCGATCTGGTCGCCTCGCTGCACCCGACGGCAGCCGTGGCGGGCACGCCGACGGATGCCGCGATCGAGCTGATCCGCCGCCTCGAGCCCTTCGACCGGGGCCGCTACGCCGGACCCGTCGGCTGGGTGGACGCGAACGGCGACGGCGAATGGGCGATCGCCCTGCGGTGCGCGCAGATCGGGGCGGAGCCGATGCGCGGCCATGGGGACTACTCCGATACCGTCCCCGTCGTCGCCCATGCCGGCGCCGGGATCGTCGCGGGCAGCGACCCCGAGACCGAGCTGCTCGAGACGCGCGTGAAGTTCCGCCCGATCGTCGACGCCCTCGCCTGA
- a CDS encoding ABC transporter permease has protein sequence MIAVTPTSTRPTRAGWFIQTGQVLRRWLISSWRQVWGPVMSLVQPIIWILLFGAVFSSLGELPQFGGEGYIDYLVPGILMMTVLYSGAWAGTGFIDDINSGVMDQYLTSPLSRTAIISGQLLQQLIVNFAQSLVVLGIGWLAGARYPGGVGGMLVALGVATLLATIFCCASSAVALTARSQIALISLSQLIVLPATFLSTAMMPADLMPQWVQDVSRWNPMTWAVELGRGGLTGVYPELGWWQAGGLAVLAGLAFFWAVRSIRAYQRSV, from the coding sequence ATGATCGCCGTCACCCCCACCTCGACTCGGCCCACTCGCGCCGGATGGTTCATCCAGACGGGGCAGGTGCTGCGACGTTGGCTGATCTCGTCGTGGCGGCAGGTCTGGGGACCGGTCATGTCGCTCGTGCAGCCGATCATCTGGATCCTGCTGTTCGGCGCGGTGTTCTCGTCGCTCGGCGAGCTGCCGCAGTTCGGGGGCGAGGGTTACATCGACTACCTCGTGCCCGGCATCCTCATGATGACCGTGCTCTACTCCGGCGCGTGGGCCGGCACCGGATTCATCGACGACATCAACTCCGGCGTGATGGACCAGTACCTGACCTCGCCGCTGTCGCGCACCGCGATCATCTCGGGGCAGCTCCTGCAGCAGCTGATCGTCAACTTCGCGCAGTCGCTCGTGGTGCTCGGCATCGGCTGGCTCGCGGGCGCTCGTTACCCGGGCGGAGTCGGCGGGATGCTGGTGGCGCTGGGCGTCGCGACGCTGCTCGCGACCATCTTCTGCTGTGCGTCATCGGCTGTCGCACTCACGGCGCGCAGCCAGATTGCCCTCATCAGCTTGTCGCAGCTCATCGTGCTGCCTGCGACTTTCCTGTCGACCGCGATGATGCCGGCCGACCTCATGCCCCAGTGGGTGCAGGACGTATCGCGTTGGAACCCGATGACCTGGGCGGTGGAGCTCGGCCGCGGCGGGCTGACCGGGGTGTATCCCGAGCTCGGCTGGTGGCAGGCCGGAGGACTCGCGGTGCTCGCGGGACTCGCCTTCTTCTGGGCCGTGCGCTCGATCCGGGCGTACCAGCGCTCGGTTTGA
- a CDS encoding ATP-binding cassette domain-containing protein — protein MPVNPESAIVADELVKIYRSRRSEVRAVDGLSFAVPEGRVFGLLGPNGAGKSTTTKILTTLSSPTEGTARVAGRDVMRSPDAVRGSIGYVSQGSSTDPVLTARENLEIAARLRGSSSGDARARAVQLLADFGLGDAAKRPVSTFSGGMRRRLDVAAALVHRPTVLFLDEPTTGLDPEARAVMWAEIRRLSGEEALTVVLTTHYMEEADRLADELLIVNRGRAVVQGTPEELKTALHGDSVRVSLVEPDPVAVRAAVAGLAGIRDVVVEASGVGGTLAARTDDASAAVGSVIAALDAAGIRYGQVAASHPTLDDVYLHFVGHTFDDAAPAPALSTGAAS, from the coding sequence ATGCCCGTGAACCCAGAGTCCGCCATCGTCGCGGACGAACTCGTGAAGATCTACCGCAGTCGCCGCAGCGAGGTTCGCGCGGTCGACGGCCTCAGCTTCGCCGTGCCGGAGGGCCGCGTGTTCGGACTGCTCGGCCCGAACGGGGCCGGCAAGTCGACGACCACGAAGATCCTCACAACGCTCTCGTCGCCGACCGAGGGCACCGCACGCGTCGCGGGTCGCGATGTCATGCGCTCACCCGATGCCGTGCGCGGTTCGATCGGCTACGTGTCGCAGGGATCGAGCACCGATCCGGTGCTCACTGCGCGCGAGAACCTCGAGATCGCGGCTCGCCTGCGCGGCTCGTCGTCTGGCGACGCGCGAGCGCGAGCGGTGCAGCTGCTCGCGGACTTCGGCCTCGGCGACGCGGCGAAGCGGCCGGTCAGCACGTTCTCGGGCGGCATGCGCCGCCGGCTCGACGTGGCTGCCGCACTCGTGCACCGGCCGACGGTGCTCTTCCTGGACGAGCCCACCACCGGGCTCGACCCCGAGGCGCGGGCCGTGATGTGGGCCGAGATCCGGCGCCTGTCCGGCGAGGAGGCGCTGACCGTCGTGCTCACCACGCACTACATGGAGGAGGCCGATCGGCTCGCCGACGAACTGCTGATCGTCAACCGAGGTCGAGCGGTGGTGCAGGGCACGCCCGAGGAGCTCAAGACCGCGCTCCACGGCGACTCGGTTCGCGTCTCGCTCGTCGAGCCCGACCCGGTCGCCGTCCGCGCCGCCGTCGCCGGACTCGCGGGCATCCGCGATGTCGTGGTGGAGGCCTCGGGTGTCGGCGGAACCCTCGCCGCGCGCACCGACGACGCATCCGCCGCCGTCGGATCCGTCATCGCCGCGCTGGATGCCGCCGGCATCCGATATGGGCAGGTCGCGGCATCCCACCCCACCCTCGACGACGTGTACCTGCACTTCGTCGGCCACACCTTCGACGACGCCGCACCGGCGCCTGCCCTCTCGACAGGAGCAGCATCATGA
- a CDS encoding DUF998 domain-containing protein, translating into MPESKRATASRLALLVPAGAIVFTLAWLVLGAVSPGYELFGNVIEPYSWISQPVSGLGLGVTGPWMNAAFVVGGVLVLTGTLSTAGAWRRSGRSGTTAVALMALTGAGMILCGSFTLESMMLHLLGFLLAAPSPAVGFLFAAVALRRTDAALGWIALAGGVLALALFAVFMAIFDATGAGGNEGVAGLVQRALIVVVLATQSVLVVRVARSRSTAAIPPRVDATARP; encoded by the coding sequence ATGCCTGAAAGCAAGCGTGCGACCGCCTCGCGGCTCGCGCTCCTCGTACCGGCAGGAGCTATCGTGTTCACCCTCGCGTGGCTCGTCCTCGGCGCCGTCAGCCCCGGCTACGAGCTGTTCGGCAACGTCATCGAGCCGTACTCATGGATCAGCCAGCCCGTGAGCGGACTCGGCCTCGGTGTCACCGGTCCGTGGATGAACGCCGCCTTCGTCGTCGGCGGAGTCCTGGTGCTGACGGGAACGCTCTCGACAGCCGGCGCGTGGCGCCGATCGGGCCGATCCGGCACAACGGCCGTCGCGCTCATGGCACTGACGGGAGCGGGAATGATCCTCTGCGGATCGTTCACTCTCGAGTCGATGATGCTCCACCTGCTCGGCTTCCTGCTCGCCGCGCCGTCGCCCGCGGTCGGATTCCTGTTCGCCGCGGTGGCGCTGCGACGGACGGATGCCGCGCTCGGCTGGATCGCGCTGGCAGGAGGAGTCCTCGCGCTTGCGCTGTTCGCGGTCTTCATGGCGATCTTCGATGCCACCGGTGCCGGCGGCAATGAGGGCGTCGCGGGGCTCGTGCAGCGAGCGCTCATCGTCGTGGTGCTGGCGACGCAGTCCGTGCTCGTCGTCCGCGTCGCCCGTTCGCGGTCGACAGCCGCCATCCCGCCGCGCGTCGATGCCACTGCGCGGCCCTAG
- a CDS encoding permease prefix domain 1-containing protein: MNSDIHRLLDEAFAGIEMTPDAQDLKEEVRANLVARTAELEASGRSSADAARQAIAELGDVRELLDDAEPTGPTAAGSAQADFLRHRVRPKTGFVVRVVVWSLAFVVGLTLAVLGATGVLSLPIGVVIALTGIASTGLGLIVGDSLAQETTTNYPMPSGRAGGYALATFLAAYGLGFAGLVALGQLAVWAVVFAALGVIASIILFAFLGASQTNRHKAWVRNAHHEQQISNRFEEEPETAARFGVYTAAIWIITFAVIVVLVFTVGWWWAPLAFLGGLAAMMILLARMMFGPRKS, from the coding sequence ATGAACTCCGACATCCATCGCCTCCTCGACGAGGCGTTCGCGGGCATCGAGATGACGCCCGATGCGCAGGACCTGAAGGAAGAGGTTCGCGCCAACCTCGTCGCGCGCACCGCCGAGCTCGAGGCATCGGGCCGGTCGTCGGCGGACGCCGCGCGCCAGGCCATCGCCGAACTCGGCGACGTGCGCGAGCTGCTCGACGACGCCGAGCCGACGGGGCCGACGGCGGCGGGCTCCGCACAGGCCGACTTCCTGCGCCACCGTGTGAGACCGAAGACCGGCTTCGTCGTTCGCGTGGTCGTGTGGTCGCTGGCCTTCGTCGTCGGCCTCACGCTCGCGGTGCTGGGTGCGACCGGCGTTCTGTCGCTGCCGATCGGGGTCGTCATCGCCCTCACGGGCATTGCGTCGACCGGACTCGGGCTCATCGTGGGAGATTCTCTCGCACAGGAGACCACGACCAACTACCCGATGCCGTCCGGTCGAGCGGGGGGATACGCGCTCGCGACGTTCCTCGCGGCCTACGGACTCGGCTTCGCGGGGCTCGTGGCGCTCGGCCAGCTGGCGGTGTGGGCCGTCGTGTTCGCGGCACTCGGCGTCATCGCATCGATCATCCTGTTCGCGTTCCTCGGAGCATCGCAGACCAACCGCCACAAGGCGTGGGTGCGGAACGCGCACCACGAGCAGCAGATCAGCAACCGCTTCGAGGAGGAGCCCGAGACCGCAGCACGGTTCGGCGTCTACACCGCAGCGATCTGGATCATCACGTTCGCCGTGATCGTGGTGCTGGTCTTCACCGTCGGATGGTGGTGGGCACCGCTCGCGTTCCTCGGCGGCCTCGCAGCCATGATGATCCTTCTCGCTCGCATGATGTTCGGTCCCAGGAAGTCCTGA
- a CDS encoding PadR family transcriptional regulator: MTQEDAFAADLLRGHTDTIVLGVLRHGDQYGFEIYKAIRDATGGDHEIKEATLYATYRRLEKDGLVESYWGDETQGGRRKYYRITDAGRAVYRGKVTAWVSTRRIIDSLLDLKGNDLKEQQ; the protein is encoded by the coding sequence ATGACACAGGAAGACGCATTCGCAGCGGATCTGCTGCGGGGACACACCGACACCATCGTGCTCGGCGTCCTGCGTCACGGCGACCAGTACGGCTTCGAGATCTACAAGGCCATTCGCGATGCGACCGGCGGTGATCACGAGATCAAGGAAGCGACTCTCTACGCGACCTACCGCCGGCTCGAGAAGGACGGACTCGTCGAGTCCTACTGGGGCGACGAGACGCAGGGCGGAAGGCGCAAGTATTACCGCATCACCGACGCGGGCCGCGCCGTGTACCGCGGCAAGGTCACAGCCTGGGTGTCCACCCGGCGGATCATCGACTCTCTCTTGGACCTCAAGGGCAACGACCTGAAGGAACAGCAATGA
- a CDS encoding class I SAM-dependent methyltransferase, producing MSFDVAAEAYDSFMGRYSGPLAAVFIEQARLPAAGRALDVGCGPGALTARLAKRFGETEIAGVDPSESFVAAAAARHPWADIRHGVAESLPFDDDTFDAALAELVVHFMTDPAAGAREMVRVTRPGGVVAACVWDFAGGRAPQSLFFTALGSVASGIDDETHRMGARAGDLETLLREAGCTSVEESELTVDVGYASFDEWWTPYTLGVSPAGKQLATLTDAQREQVRARCRGLLPDAPFTITATAWSSRGDA from the coding sequence ATGTCGTTCGACGTCGCCGCCGAGGCGTACGACAGCTTCATGGGCCGCTACTCCGGTCCCCTCGCCGCGGTCTTCATCGAGCAGGCGCGCCTGCCCGCCGCAGGTCGCGCGCTCGATGTGGGATGTGGGCCGGGTGCACTCACCGCCAGACTCGCGAAACGGTTCGGCGAGACCGAGATCGCGGGCGTCGACCCCTCCGAGAGCTTCGTCGCGGCTGCCGCTGCACGGCACCCCTGGGCCGACATCCGCCACGGCGTGGCCGAGAGCCTGCCGTTCGACGACGACACGTTCGACGCGGCCCTCGCAGAACTCGTCGTGCATTTCATGACGGATCCCGCAGCCGGCGCCCGTGAGATGGTCCGCGTCACGCGCCCCGGCGGCGTGGTGGCCGCGTGCGTATGGGACTTCGCCGGCGGCCGCGCGCCGCAGAGCCTCTTCTTCACGGCGCTGGGGTCGGTCGCGTCGGGGATCGACGACGAGACGCATCGCATGGGCGCGCGCGCCGGCGATCTCGAAACGCTGCTGAGGGAGGCGGGTTGCACGTCGGTCGAGGAGTCCGAGCTCACGGTCGACGTCGGCTATGCCTCGTTCGACGAGTGGTGGACGCCGTACACGTTGGGTGTCTCCCCCGCCGGAAAGCAGCTCGCGACGCTCACCGACGCACAACGCGAACAGGTTCGCGCGCGGTGTCGCGGGCTGCTGCCCGATGCGCCCTTCACGATCACCGCGACGGCGTGGAGCTCACGCGGCGACGCGTGA
- a CDS encoding polyphosphate kinase 2 family protein — protein MIAISQKHWTGDVAELLRVGDGFVLNDVDPKGTPGYERSKTHAAEDLASGAKQLDEYQERLFAQSRVDATNASVLLVLQAMDSAGKGGIVRHVVGSVDPQGVAITAFKKPTEEELAHDFLWRVDRRVPQPGIIGVFDRSHYEDVLIGRVRELAPADEIERRYGAINEFEKRVTDAGTRIVKVMLYISPDEQKERLMERLERPDKHWKYNPGDVDERELWPKYMAAYQTVFERTSTDHAPWFVVPANRKWYARIAVQHLILEALEEIDPQWPAATYDVEAEKQRLAAT, from the coding sequence ATGATCGCGATCAGCCAGAAGCACTGGACGGGCGATGTCGCCGAGCTGCTGCGCGTCGGCGACGGATTCGTTCTGAACGACGTCGACCCGAAGGGCACACCCGGTTACGAGCGCAGCAAGACGCACGCCGCGGAGGACCTCGCCTCAGGTGCGAAGCAGCTGGACGAGTACCAGGAGCGCCTGTTCGCCCAGAGCCGGGTGGATGCCACGAATGCGTCGGTGCTTCTGGTGCTGCAGGCGATGGACTCGGCCGGCAAGGGCGGGATCGTCCGCCACGTCGTCGGATCGGTCGATCCGCAGGGCGTGGCCATCACGGCCTTCAAGAAGCCGACCGAAGAGGAGCTCGCCCACGACTTCCTGTGGCGCGTCGACAGGCGCGTTCCCCAGCCGGGCATCATCGGCGTCTTCGATCGCTCGCACTACGAGGATGTGCTGATCGGGCGAGTGCGCGAACTGGCGCCAGCCGACGAGATCGAGCGCCGCTACGGCGCGATCAACGAGTTCGAGAAGCGAGTGACGGATGCCGGCACCCGCATCGTGAAGGTGATGCTCTACATCTCGCCGGATGAGCAGAAGGAGCGGCTCATGGAGCGGCTCGAACGCCCTGACAAGCACTGGAAGTACAACCCGGGCGATGTCGACGAGCGCGAGCTGTGGCCGAAGTACATGGCGGCTTATCAGACCGTGTTCGAGCGCACCTCGACCGACCACGCGCCATGGTTCGTCGTGCCGGCGAATCGCAAGTGGTACGCCCGGATCGCCGTTCAGCACCTGATCCTCGAGGCGCTGGAAGAGATCGACCCGCAGTGGCCGGCCGCGACGTATGACGTGGAAGCCGAGAAGCAGCGCCTTGCGGCGACGTGA